From a single Nematostella vectensis chromosome 3, jaNemVect1.1, whole genome shotgun sequence genomic region:
- the LOC5513222 gene encoding galanin receptor type 1 gives MAEDNGSRAFNLTRGSIAGTAATTASVLVVTAFLGFVSLGGVFGNGLVVCVIKRLRWHGKQSSVHTFLLHLALSDLMVCCVCIPLTITANFVALDSSNTLHSIVCKTMRFFQFLAPTVSISLLTVISIDRFLVIVKPLRKTFLRRSTWLIIFAWTYSIIQFLPTFYLARIDNISIDNSTVGYCTPIPNNTSEGLGYLMFLAFCAFVLPLTTMCVMYTSICRVVWRRHEQLHDNSTAISGETLFRRSKRRILKMLLIVVAAFMFCWLPFVAYAGFVEPYLETFPNPGDLIRLASYCLGLTNSLINPVIYFFSNVVLRKSCIDLLCCRKFNFPANLQYAWSPAISRRMITSRGSSLIPDISSLRHSLHRRYTSSVESKLGKAASRDASPSPGHRTRQGGLSFRKQNSSPLLGMRVSNGSPLLRKGVIPFDDDELRGRKQLPTKTTLEGLEQITSI, from the exons ATGGCTGAAGATAACGGTAGCCGCGCATTCAACTTGACGCGTGGGAGCATTGCCGGTACAGCGGCAACCACCGCATCCGTACTGGTCGTGACGGCGTTTTTAG GCTTTGTCTCGCTGGGTGGAGTCTTTGGTAACGGTCTCGTAGTTTGCGTGATAAAGCGCCTGCGATGGCACGGAAAGCAGTCCAGCGTTCACACGTTCTTGCTGCACCTCGCCTTATCAGACTTAATGGTCTGCTGTGTGTGTATACCGCTGACCATCACCGCGAACTTTGTTGCTCTGGACTCGAGCAACACTTTGCACAGCATTGTGTGCAAGACAATGAGGTTCTTTCAG TTCCTAGCGCCAACTGTGTCCATCTCACTGCTGACAGTCATAAGCATCGATCGCTTCTTGGTCATTGTAAAGCCCCTAAGGAAGACATTTCTCCGTAGGTCCACATGGCTTATCATCTTCGCGTGGACGTACTCCATCATTCAATTCCTGCCAACATTCTACCTGGCTAGAATAGATAATATAAGCATTGACAACTCAACGGTCGGCTACTGTACCCCTATTCCAAACAACACGAGTGAAGGCCTGGGGTACCTCATGTTTCTGGCCTTTTGCGCGTTCGTTCTACCTCTGACGACGATGTGTGTGATGTACACAAGCATCTGCAGGGTGGTATGGCGTCGCCATGAACAGTTACACGACAACAGTACCGCTATCAGCGGAGAGACATTGTTTAGAAGATCAAAGAGAAGGATCTTGAAGATGTTATTGATCGTAGTCGCAGCCTTCATGTTTTGTTGGCTACCGTTCGTGGCTTACGCCGGGTTTGTCGAGCCGTACCTTGAGACATTTCCAAATCCAGGGGATTTGATCCGCTTAGCGAGTTACTGTCTGGGGCTCACAAACTCACTCATCAATCCAGTCATTTACTTCTTCTCAAACGTCGTTCTTCGCAAGTCTTGCATAGATTTGCTCTGCTGTCGCAAGTTCAACTTCCCTGCGAACTTGCAGTACGCCTGGAGTCCAGCCATATCCAGAAGAATGATTACAAGTAGGGGGTCCTCTCTGATCCCGGATATCAGTTCCCTGAGACACAGTCTCCATAGAAG GTACACCTCGAGTGTCGAGTCCAAGTTGGGGAAAGCAGCATCCAGGGACGCGTCACCAAGCCCCGGACACCGGACAAGGCAAGGGGGTCTGTCCTTCAGAAAGCAAAACTCGTCACCTCTGCTAGGGATGAGGGTATCGAATGGGAGCCCCTTGTTGAGGAAAGGAGTAATTCCTTTTGACGATGACGAATTGCGTGGGAGAAAACAGCTTCCAACTAAGACAACATTAGAAGGACTGGAGCAAATTACATCTATCTAA